A window from Acinonyx jubatus isolate Ajub_Pintada_27869175 chromosome E1, VMU_Ajub_asm_v1.0, whole genome shotgun sequence encodes these proteins:
- the LOC128313506 gene encoding acid-sensing ion channel 2 isoform X1: MDLKESPSEGSLQPSSIHIFANTSTLHGIRHIFVYGPMTIRRVLWAVAFVGSLGLLLVESSERVSYYLSYQHVTKVDEVVAQSLVFPAVTLCNLNGFRFSRLTTNDLYHAGELLALLDVNLQIPDPHLADPTVLEALRQKANFKHYKPKQFSMLEFLHRVGHDLKDMMLYCKFKGQECGHQDFTTCRGNAQLHHCTLQLRNALSCSSVCLNVPGTHSEKLR; encoded by the exons ATGGACCTCAAGGAGAGCCCTAGCGAGGGCAGCCTGCAGCCCTCTAGcatccacatcttcgccaacacctCCACCCTCCATGGCATCCGCCACATCTTCGTGTATGGGCCGATGACCATCCGGCGTGTGCTCTGGGCCGTGGCCTTCGTGGGCTCCCTGGGCCTGCTGCTGGTGGAGAGCTCCGAGAGAGTGTCGTACTACCTCTCCTACCAGCACGTCACCAAGGTGGATGAGGTGGTGGCCCAAAGCCTGGTCTTCCCAGCCGTGACCCTCTGCAACCTCAACGGCTTCCGGTTCTCCAGGCTGACCACCAATGACCTGTACCACGCCGGGGAGCTGCTGGCCCTGCTCGACGTCAACCTGCAGATCCCGGACCCGCACCTGGCAGACCCCACGGTCCTGGAGGCCCTGCGGCAGAAGGCCAACTTCAAACACTACAAACCCAAGCAGTTCAGCATGCTGGAGTTCCTGCATCGCGTGGGCCACGACCTGAAGGATATGATGCTCTACTGCAAGTTCAAAGGGCAGGAGTGCGGCCACCAGGACTTCACCACC TGCCGTGGCAACGCTCAGCTTCACCACTGCACCTTGCAGCTCAGAAATGCACTCAGCTGTTCCTCTGTCTGCCTGAACGTACCTGGAACACACTCAGAGAAACTGCGGTAG
- the LOC128313506 gene encoding acid-sensing ion channel 2 isoform X2 yields the protein MDLKESPSEGSLQPSSIHIFANTSTLHGIRHIFVYGPMTIRRVLWAVAFVGSLGLLLVESSERVSYYLSYQHVTKVDEVVAQSLVFPAVTLCNLNGFRFSRLTTNDLYHAGELLALLDVNLQIPDPHLADPTVLEALRQKANFKHYKPKQFSMLEFLHRVGHDLKDMMLYCKFKGQECGHQDFTTVL from the coding sequence ATGGACCTCAAGGAGAGCCCTAGCGAGGGCAGCCTGCAGCCCTCTAGcatccacatcttcgccaacacctCCACCCTCCATGGCATCCGCCACATCTTCGTGTATGGGCCGATGACCATCCGGCGTGTGCTCTGGGCCGTGGCCTTCGTGGGCTCCCTGGGCCTGCTGCTGGTGGAGAGCTCCGAGAGAGTGTCGTACTACCTCTCCTACCAGCACGTCACCAAGGTGGATGAGGTGGTGGCCCAAAGCCTGGTCTTCCCAGCCGTGACCCTCTGCAACCTCAACGGCTTCCGGTTCTCCAGGCTGACCACCAATGACCTGTACCACGCCGGGGAGCTGCTGGCCCTGCTCGACGTCAACCTGCAGATCCCGGACCCGCACCTGGCAGACCCCACGGTCCTGGAGGCCCTGCGGCAGAAGGCCAACTTCAAACACTACAAACCCAAGCAGTTCAGCATGCTGGAGTTCCTGCATCGCGTGGGCCACGACCTGAAGGATATGATGCTCTACTGCAAGTTCAAAGGGCAGGAGTGCGGCCACCAGGACTTCACCACC